One window of the Leptospira ryugenii genome contains the following:
- a CDS encoding 4a-hydroxytetrahydrobiopterin dehydratase encodes MSEWFYQESQTESFLEREFVFANFLEAFAFMTKVAILSEKNDHHPDWRNVWNKVYIKLSTHEANNTVTDKDRNLAEEIDRIL; translated from the coding sequence ATGTCAGAATGGTTTTACCAAGAATCCCAGACTGAGTCTTTTTTGGAAAGAGAGTTTGTCTTCGCAAATTTTCTTGAGGCATTCGCTTTTATGACAAAGGTAGCCATTCTTTCCGAGAAGAATGACCACCACCCCGATTGGAGAAATGTATGGAATAAAGTCTACATAAAGCTTAGTACGCACGAAGCGAACAATACTGTCACAGATAAGGACAGAAACTTAGCGGAAGAAATAGATCGTATCCTTTAA
- a CDS encoding metalloregulator ArsR/SmtB family transcription factor has product MKDLEPDESLLNPTFQALADPTRRKILNILSKGNATVIELAKPFQMTLPAISKHLRVLEKAGLIERQKYAQFRPCQLNVKSLQIANLWLELKRMLWEERLNRLDSYLINLESTNKKTRKKVKKNS; this is encoded by the coding sequence ATCAAAGATTTAGAACCAGATGAATCTCTACTCAATCCCACATTCCAAGCATTAGCTGATCCTACACGCAGGAAAATCCTAAATATTTTGTCAAAAGGAAATGCAACTGTCATCGAGCTGGCTAAGCCATTTCAGATGACTTTACCAGCGATTTCAAAACATTTGCGTGTCTTGGAGAAGGCTGGTTTGATCGAGCGGCAGAAGTATGCTCAATTTCGTCCTTGTCAATTAAATGTAAAGTCTTTACAGATCGCGAATCTTTGGTTGGAGCTTAAACGAATGTTATGGGAAGAGAGATTGAATCGATTAGATTCTTACTTAATAAATTTAGAAAGTACGAATAAAAAGACTAGAAAAAAAGTTAAGAAAAATAGCTGA
- a CDS encoding MATE family efflux transporter yields the protein MSVSLWKELKDALAGSEADYTEVNLKRALFLLSVPMVLELVLESVFAVADIYFVGALGSSAVATVGLTETYLFLLYSVAMGLSFSVTAIVARRIGEKEKEQAALAAVQSLWIGIFASIPFAIAGIFYAKDLLRFMGADDWALTEGYHYMQWLLGGNLVVILLFLINAVFRGAGDAAISMRVLWIANGLNILLDPIFIFGWGPIPALGITGAAIATNVGRGIGVIYQIYRLFGGGKHIQIKLPDLRLDFSLVIQILKTSVGGIGQMIVGMTSWIFIMRILAQFGSASVAGATIALRTMMFTMMPSWGMSNAVATLVGQNLGAGKPDRAEQSVWFTGICNMAYLIIVSLVYYFYAENLIAIFTSDAEVIQVGASWLRIVSYSYFIYAWWMAAGQAFNGAGDTMTPTKINFVFFWIIQIPLAYYLGKQFGSTGVFWAIMISESSVGLFTLWLFTRGNWKKVQV from the coding sequence ATGAGTGTCTCATTGTGGAAAGAATTAAAGGATGCACTTGCCGGTTCGGAGGCTGATTATACGGAAGTAAATTTAAAGAGAGCCTTGTTCTTGTTGTCTGTTCCAATGGTATTAGAACTAGTGCTTGAATCAGTATTTGCCGTCGCCGATATTTATTTTGTCGGTGCTTTAGGATCCTCCGCTGTGGCAACTGTCGGACTCACCGAGACCTATTTATTTTTGCTTTATTCTGTTGCTATGGGTCTTTCCTTTTCCGTGACAGCCATTGTGGCTCGGCGAATTGGAGAAAAAGAAAAAGAACAAGCCGCCTTGGCCGCTGTGCAATCTCTTTGGATTGGAATCTTTGCGTCTATACCATTTGCGATCGCTGGTATTTTCTATGCGAAAGATTTACTCCGATTTATGGGAGCGGATGATTGGGCGCTGACAGAAGGATACCACTATATGCAATGGCTATTAGGTGGCAATCTTGTCGTAATTCTATTATTTTTAATCAATGCCGTATTTCGTGGAGCAGGGGATGCGGCTATTTCCATGCGAGTTTTATGGATTGCAAATGGTCTGAACATCCTCTTGGACCCAATTTTTATTTTCGGATGGGGACCTATACCCGCACTAGGGATAACGGGGGCTGCCATTGCGACGAATGTAGGACGTGGCATCGGAGTTATTTACCAGATTTATCGCTTGTTTGGTGGGGGCAAGCATATCCAAATCAAACTGCCTGATCTACGCCTTGATTTTTCTTTAGTGATCCAAATCCTTAAAACATCCGTAGGTGGAATCGGGCAGATGATTGTAGGTATGACCTCTTGGATTTTTATTATGAGGATATTAGCTCAATTTGGGAGTGCTTCAGTAGCTGGTGCAACCATTGCCTTACGAACCATGATGTTTACCATGATGCCATCTTGGGGGATGTCAAATGCAGTCGCAACTCTTGTCGGGCAAAATTTAGGCGCGGGAAAACCAGACCGAGCAGAACAATCTGTATGGTTTACGGGCATTTGCAATATGGCTTACTTAATCATAGTTTCATTAGTATATTATTTTTATGCAGAGAACTTAATTGCCATATTTACGAGTGATGCCGAGGTAATTCAAGTGGGAGCCAGTTGGCTTAGAATCGTATCTTATTCTTATTTTATTTATGCGTGGTGGATGGCCGCAGGACAGGCCTTCAATGGAGCTGGTGATACTATGACACCTACAAAAATCAATTTTGTATTTTTTTGGATCATCCAGATTCCTTTAGCATATTATTTGGGGAAACAATTTGGAAGTACTGGTGTTTTTTGGGCCATTATGATTTCGGAATCATCTGTGGGTCTCTTTACTCTTTGGCTTTTCACTCGGGGAAACTGGAAGAAAGTCCAAGTGTAA